In Drosophila subpulchrella strain 33 F10 #4 breed RU33 unplaced genomic scaffold, RU_Dsub_v1.1 Primary Assembly Seq77, whole genome shotgun sequence, one genomic interval encodes:
- the LOC119562629 gene encoding protein-lysine N-methyltransferase CG9154-like — MTVPENFLALPPFTFNKRTVRLIVTGIAKNIIMDDDILLPADTLAILNEFLSARSKRKAEEEYQIVNQAGMDAEFEKDWQLSQFWYSAKTKHTLRDVVRKLLAEQKADLGEFHIALLSCPSLYKDIRNIHDNVHIFEYDPRFGAYGTDFVLYDLNCVGGNPNYLKEHHHQYDLIVADPPFLSQECIVKTCEVITMLQRNPSECKIIVCSGEVAEPWLTTGLPVFKCAFRPEHERNLGNSFVSYANINLDEYIENKYATALRYKC, encoded by the exons ATGACTGTACCAGAAAATTTCTTGGCGCTGCCACCTTTTACG TTCAACAAACGCACAGTTAGGTTAATTGTGACTGGAATAGCTAAAAATATCATAATGGACGATGACATTTTGCTCCCTGCCGACACGTTGGCTATTCTTAACGAATTCCTGTCGGCGCGATCCAAGCGCAAAGCCGAGGAGGAATATCAAATTGTTAACCAGGCCGGAATGGACGCTGAATTCGAGAAAGATTGG CAACTGAGTCAGTTTTGGTACAGTGCGAAAACTAAACATACTCTGCGCGATGTTGTGCGTAAGCTACTGGCGGAACAAAAGGCTGATTTGGGAGAATTTCATATTGCTCTCCTATCATGTCCATCACTTTACAAGGACATAAGAAACATCCATGACAATG TCCACATCTTTGAATACGATCCAAGATTTGGAGCCTACGGCACGGACTTTGTGCTCTACGACCTAAACTGCGTAGGAGGCAACCCGAACTACCTTAAAGAGCATCACCACCAGTATGACCTAATCGTTGCCGATCCGCCCTTCCTGTCTCAGGAGTGTATTGTCAAAACTTGTGAAGTAATCACCATGCTGCAGCGGAACCCGTCGGAGTGCAAGATAATTGTTTGCTCTGGGGAGGTGGCGGAACCCTGGCTGACTACTGGCCTTCCCGTTTTTAAGTGCGCCTTCCGACCGGAACACGAGCGTAATCTGGGAAACTCGTTCGTAAGCTACGCTAATATCAATTTAGACGaatatattgaaaataaatatgcaactGCATTGAGGTATAAATGCTGA
- the LOC119562630 gene encoding prefoldin subunit 1, translating into MALMDIELKKAFTEMQINKLETTKKINMIDMKCDMVKTGKHKYQLTEKGTDSLSEHTRVYQSVGRMFLLTNVQYMREDLKAKQEKCEKAIELLEKKKAFLQKSLKDQEDGLRELVQQRKEADLVAK; encoded by the exons ATGGCACTAATGGACATAGAGCTAAAGAAG GCCTTCACTGAAATGCAGATCAACAAACTGGAAACCACTAAGAAGATCAACATGATCGACATGAAGTGCGACATGGTCAAAACGGGCAAACACAAGTACCAGCTTACTGAGAAGGGCACTGACAGTCTTTCCGAACACACAAG AGTTTACCAGTCCGTTGGCCGCATGTTCCTGCTGACCAACGTGCAGTACATGCGCGAAGATCTAAAGGCCAAACAAGAGAAGTGCGAAAAGGCGATAGAACTACTAGAAAAAAAGAAGGCCTTCCTACAGAAGTCCCTCAAGGATCAAGAAGACGGACTGCGTGAACTGGTGCAGCAGCGTAAGGAGGCCGACCTGGTTGCGAAGTAA